AGGGGCATTTAGGATTCTTTTCGGCGGCGTAAGAGAGCCGTGTTTGCGGGCAAACTGCCTAACTTCATTAAATGCGGAATGTACAGCGTTCGATTTAGGCGCGCTGGCGAGATATATCACCGCTTGCGCGACAGCCAATTCGCCCTCTGGCGAGCCCAAAAACCGGAATGCTTGCTCGGCCGCAATGGCTTGTTGCAAAGCCTGTGGGTCGGCCGTACCTACGTCTTCGACCGAAAAACGGACCAGCCTGCGTGCTATGTAAAGCGGGTCTTCGCCGCCCTCCAGCATTCTGGCAAACCAATATAGGGCCCCGTCCACATCAGATCCGCGCATAGCCTTGTGCAGCGCGCTTATAAGGTTATAGTGCTCATCGCTTGCTTTGTCATATATCGCCGGGCGCTTGGATAACAGCTTGATAAGCTCGTCTGGGGAAAGATTGTCGACGGGTTTTAAGGCAAACAACTCTTCCGCCCTGTTTACCAAATACCGGCCGTCTCCATCGGCCATTTGACACAGGGTGAGGCGAGCTTCTTTAGTAAGCGGCAGCGGTTGATGCATGAAGCTTTCTGCCCTGTTTAATAAAATTTCAAGATCATCAAGCCCTAACCGATTAAAAGTTATTACTTTACATCTGGATAAAAGCGCGGGCCTAAGTTCGAACGACGGGTTTTCGGTCGTAGTGCCGATAAGGATTATATTGCCAGTCTCTAAGTGAGGCAAAAACACATCCTGCTGCGATTTATTAAGGTGATGAATTTCGTCTATTAGCAACAGAATTTTGCTGCTGACAGATCGCTCGGCGCGTTCAAATATTGACTTGAAGGTTGAGGTTGCATGCATGACGGCGGAGGTTTCCTCAAACGGCAACTGGCTGTGTTTGGCCAGAAACCTGGCTAATGAAGTTTTGCCACTGCCAGGCGGGCCCCATAAAATCAAGGACTGAATGGGATCCATGGCCAACAGCTGAGCAGATACTTTAAATCCGACAAATTCCTCAATCGACTGGGGCCTGAGTAACTCTGCCAGCGGAGGAGTCTTTACGAACAGACTGCTTTGTTGCATATGCTGTTAGATGCGCGATTTATACCCAGCAGCATATATCTTTCCGACCCGCTTGTCTTCAAATGAGAATTAGTTTAGAATGCAAAAAGACGCAAAAATTCCTGGTATTTCGATATGGCCGTTCCTAAGAAAAAAACTTCAAAGTCTCGTCGTGATCAAAGGCGGTCGCACTTGGCACTGCACTCTGTAAAC
This is a stretch of genomic DNA from Holosporales bacterium. It encodes these proteins:
- a CDS encoding replication-associated recombination protein A; the protein is MQQSSLFVKTPPLAELLRPQSIEEFVGFKVSAQLLAMDPIQSLILWGPPGSGKTSLARFLAKHSQLPFEETSAVMHATSTFKSIFERAERSVSSKILLLIDEIHHLNKSQQDVFLPHLETGNIILIGTTTENPSFELRPALLSRCKVITFNRLGLDDLEILLNRAESFMHQPLPLTKEARLTLCQMADGDGRYLVNRAEELFALKPVDNLSPDELIKLLSKRPAIYDKASDEHYNLISALHKAMRGSDVDGALYWFARMLEGGEDPLYIARRLVRFSVEDVGTADPQALQQAIAAEQAFRFLGSPEGELAVAQAVIYLASAPKSNAVHSAFNEVRQFARKHGSLTPPKRILNAPTAFMKSQGYSEGYVYDHDVKDAFAGTNFFPDGLARQQFYRPAERGFEREIKKRLDWWNKHRLKRE